The following proteins are encoded in a genomic region of Arachis ipaensis cultivar K30076 chromosome B02, Araip1.1, whole genome shotgun sequence:
- the LOC107624860 gene encoding uncharacterized protein LOC107624860 translates to MGVSSQTIEITVISGENVHVKEESYVVVRAESLKSCTTKAAKNTDIIINNNHSSSLISWNEKLLLEIPMHARSITFEVQCKNSRSSSARPVGVARIAISDILLGGSGFGGDDSDGDNVLSYRLRDWDGRRNGVIHFSVRRMTAAPPMENTVKELVEDQKKTKTESGEEVVLGVPVWWNYPNIII, encoded by the coding sequence ATGGGGGTAAGCTCACAAACTATAGAGATTACGGTTATTTCCGGTGAAAACGTTCATGTGAAGGAGGAATCATACGTCGTCGTTCGAGCTGAGTCACTCAAATCTTGCACAACAAAAGCAGCCAAAAACACTGACATTATCATCAACAATAATCATAGCTCAAGTCTGATTTCATGGAACGAGAAGTTATTGCTTGAGATTCCAATGCATGCAAGGTCCATCACGTTTGAGGTTCAATGCAAGAATTCAAGATCAAGTAGTGCTAGACCCGTTGGGGTGGCAAGGATTGCTATTTCGGATATATTGTTGGGTGGTTCTGGGTTTGGCGGCGACGACAGCGACGGCGACAATGTGCTGAGTTATAGGTTGAGGGATTGGGATGGAAGAAGAAATGGAGTTATTCATTTCTCCGTAAGGAGGATGACGGCGGCACCACCGATGGAAAATACGGTGAAGGAGTTGGTGGAGGATCAGAAAAAGACTAAGACGGAATCTGGTGAAGAAGTTGTTCTTGGAGTTCCGGTATGGTGGAACTACCCTAATATTATTATTTGA
- the LOC107624859 gene encoding uncharacterized protein LOC107624859: MGLSSRTIEITVISGENVHVKEESYVVVRAESLKSCTTKAAKNTHIIINNNHSSSLISWNEKLLLEIPMHARSITFEVQCKNSRASSARPVGMARIAISDILLGGSGFGSDSDGVNNVLSYRLRDWDGRRNGVIHFSVTTAKISAAVEEAVEAPVKGLVEDHMKKNNKNSNEVVLGVPLWWNYPNII; encoded by the coding sequence ATGGGGCTAAGCTCACGAACTATAGAGATTACGGTTATTTCCGGTGAAAACGTTCATGTGAAGGAGGAATCATACGTCGTCGTTCGAGCTGAGTCACTCAAATCTTGCACAACAAAAGCAGCCAAAAACACTCACATTATTATCAACAATAATCATAGCTCAAGTTTGATTTCATGGAACGAGAAGTTATTGCTTGAGATTCCAATGCATGCAAGGTCCATTACATTTGAAGTTCAATGCAAGAATTCAAGAGCAAGTAGTGCTAGACCCGTTGGGATGGCAAGGATTGCTATTTCGGATATATTGTTGGGTGGTTCGGGGTTCGGCAGCGACAGCGACGGCGTCAATAATGTGTTGAGTTATAGGTTGAGGGACTGGGATGGACGGAGAAATGGAGTTATTCATTTCTCCGTAACGACTGCGAAGATCTCGGCCGCCGTGGAAGAAGCAGTGGAGGCGCCGGTGAAGGGTTTGGTGGAGGATCACATGAAGAAGAATAATAAGAACTCCAATGAAGTTGTTCTTGGTGTTCCTTTATGGTGGAACTACCCCAATATTATTTGA